In Bacteroides cellulosilyticus, the genomic stretch TGGTGCCTTTTCTTTTCGAAGAGGGCAAGAACCCGCTGTTCGTCATGTTGGATGGTGTGACTGATGTTCGTAACTTTGGTGCCATAGCTCGTACCTGTGAGTGTGCAGCGGTAGATGCTGTTATCATTCCTGCTAAAGGAAGCGTAACGGTGAATGCTGATGCAATGAAAACATCTGCCGGAGCATTGCATGTTCTGCCGGTTTGCCGTGAGCAGAATCTGAAGGTTACATTGCAATATCTCAAAGATAGTGGTTTCCGCATTGTGGCAGCTACAGAAAAGGGTGACTATGATTATACCAAAGCTGATTATACAGGACCGATGTGTATCATAATGGGAGCTGAAGATAAAGGTGTTTCTTATGAGAATCTGGCTCTTTGCGATGAGTGGGTGAAAATCCCAATGCTGGGTACTATCGAGTCGCTTAATGTTTCTGTTGCGGCAGGTATTTTGATTTATGAAGCTGTGAAACAAAGAACCAACTAAGATATGAAGAAGAACTTGTTGTTGACGCTCGCCCTCTGTTTGCTGGCACAGTGGAGTGTAGCTCAGGCACCCAAATGGGTGGAAAAAGCCAAGCGTGCTGTTTTCTCGGTGGTTACGTATGACGAGAGTGATAAGATACTTAATACGGGAAATGGATTTTTTGTTACCGAGGATGGAATTGCTCTGTCTGATTATAGCTTGTTTAAAGGTGCGCAGCGTGCCGTTGTCATTAATTCGGAGGGCACACAAATGCCTGTGGAAGTTATTATGGGAGCAAATGACATGTATGATGTTGTGAAGTTCCGTGTAGCGATTTCAGGAAAAAAAGTACCTGCATTAGTGGTATCTCCTGTGGCCCCGACTGTAGGTGCAAGCATTTATCTGCTACCTTATTCTACACAGAAAGATCGTTCCTATACTACCGGACAGGTGAAAGAAGAGTCTAAGGTAGA encodes the following:
- the rlmB gene encoding 23S rRNA (guanosine(2251)-2'-O)-methyltransferase RlmB, coding for MVDKSEMIFGVRAVIEAIQAGKEIDKILVKKDIQSDLSKELFAVLKGTLIPVQRVPVERINRVTRKNHQGVIAFISSVTYQKTEDLVPFLFEEGKNPLFVMLDGVTDVRNFGAIARTCECAAVDAVIIPAKGSVTVNADAMKTSAGALHVLPVCREQNLKVTLQYLKDSGFRIVAATEKGDYDYTKADYTGPMCIIMGAEDKGVSYENLALCDEWVKIPMLGTIESLNVSVAAGILIYEAVKQRTN